From the genome of Terriglobales bacterium, one region includes:
- the rlmD gene encoding 23S rRNA (uracil(1939)-C(5))-methyltransferase RlmD yields MELTIEKLVYGGDGLARLAPDEQGRRKTVFVPLVLPGERVDAEIVEDRPAFARAQLKQVLDSAPFRILPLCPYFARCGGCHYQQASYEDQLRLKGEILRETLARIAKLEVGELATHASPAWNYRNRTRLHVRNGAGKFEIGYHRLGSHALEPVRECPISSPLINRALAQIWKIGEAEGFPEALVAVELFATNDDTGLLVQGQVDRRAMFSPARFKPMAEGLRTAIPELRGVVAGHASIDAGEATAAPELSASSAAGKPLAVFGEDALPFTTASGEYRVSAGSFFQTNRFLTDTVVELVTRDRAGKFALDLYAGVGLFSLPLARQFERVVAVESAPRSAADLKHNAPPHVQALEAATEHYLERGSKPPDYVVVDPPRAGLGRRVAERLGKLFSPQLTYVSCDPSTLARDLPVLLQSGYRIQEAHLVDLFPQTFHIESVFRLAR; encoded by the coding sequence TTGGAACTCACCATTGAAAAACTTGTGTATGGCGGCGATGGACTAGCACGTCTCGCGCCTGACGAGCAGGGCCGCCGGAAGACTGTGTTCGTGCCGTTGGTGTTGCCCGGGGAGCGGGTGGATGCCGAGATCGTAGAGGATCGGCCTGCATTCGCGCGAGCCCAGCTCAAGCAGGTGCTGGACTCGGCGCCGTTTCGAATTCTGCCACTTTGTCCTTATTTTGCCAGATGTGGCGGTTGCCATTATCAGCAGGCGAGCTACGAGGATCAACTGCGGCTGAAGGGAGAAATCTTGCGCGAAACGCTGGCGCGCATTGCCAAGCTGGAAGTCGGTGAATTGGCCACGCATGCATCTCCGGCTTGGAACTACCGCAATCGCACGCGGCTGCATGTGCGCAATGGCGCCGGCAAGTTTGAAATCGGGTATCACCGCCTGGGTTCGCATGCGCTGGAACCGGTGCGGGAGTGTCCTATCAGTTCGCCTCTGATCAATCGCGCGCTGGCGCAGATATGGAAGATCGGCGAAGCCGAAGGATTCCCTGAGGCGCTGGTGGCGGTGGAGCTATTTGCTACGAATGACGACACTGGGCTGCTGGTGCAGGGTCAGGTCGATCGTCGAGCGATGTTTTCGCCGGCCAGGTTCAAACCCATGGCCGAAGGCCTGCGCACCGCTATCCCCGAGCTTCGAGGCGTGGTAGCTGGCCACGCATCCATCGACGCGGGCGAAGCCACAGCTGCTCCGGAGCTCTCCGCGAGTTCGGCGGCGGGTAAGCCGCTGGCCGTTTTCGGCGAAGATGCCTTGCCCTTTACAACGGCATCGGGCGAATATCGCGTAAGTGCAGGCTCATTCTTTCAGACCAATCGATTCCTCACAGACACCGTGGTCGAGCTGGTTACGCGGGATCGCGCTGGAAAGTTTGCACTGGATTTGTATGCGGGAGTGGGATTGTTCTCGCTTCCACTGGCACGGCAGTTCGAGCGAGTGGTGGCTGTGGAATCGGCTCCCCGTTCCGCTGCGGATTTGAAGCATAATGCGCCACCGCATGTACAGGCACTGGAAGCCGCCACCGAGCACTATCTGGAGCGCGGAAGCAAACCCCCAGACTATGTTGTGGTGGACCCCCCGAGGGCTGGGCTGGGACGGCGGGTAGCAGAAAGGCTCGGTAAGCTCTTTTCGCCACAACTGACCTATGTGTCATGCGATCCTTCCACCCTGGCCCGCGATCTTCCCGTGCTGCTCCAATCGGGCTATAGGATTCAAGAGGCCCATCTGGTCGATCTTTTCCCGCAGACGTTTCACATCGAAAGCGTGTTCCGCCTGGCGCGGTAA
- the panC gene encoding pantoate--beta-alanine ligase translates to MRAIESLEQMQSVCRDVRRSGKRLGLVPTMGALHEGHLSLVRAARAQCDVVAVSLFVNPLQFGPKEDYSKYPRTFERDRALLEAERVDLLLAPSAQAMYPPGASTFVEVAGLSDKLDGKSRPGHFRGVATVVAKLFHIVQPDLAFFGQKDAAQLAIIRRMVRDQNMDVQIVPCPIVREPDGLAMSSRNQYLSGDERKRATVLYRSLCQVRSLFDRGEQQSEPLIECGKRTIAEEPAARLDYFAIVDPDTLDPVNEVSRGALVAVAAWVGSTRLIDNIFLPG, encoded by the coding sequence ATGCGCGCCATCGAATCCCTGGAGCAGATGCAGTCTGTCTGCCGTGACGTGCGCCGCAGCGGAAAACGGCTCGGCCTCGTGCCTACTATGGGAGCCCTTCACGAAGGACACTTATCGCTGGTGCGTGCCGCGCGGGCGCAGTGCGATGTTGTGGCCGTGTCTCTGTTCGTGAATCCGCTGCAGTTCGGGCCAAAAGAGGACTATTCGAAATATCCGCGAACGTTCGAGCGCGACCGTGCGTTGCTGGAAGCGGAAAGAGTTGATCTTTTATTGGCTCCGTCCGCCCAGGCCATGTACCCCCCAGGTGCCAGCACATTCGTCGAAGTCGCAGGCTTGAGTGACAAACTGGACGGCAAGTCGCGTCCCGGACATTTCCGCGGCGTCGCTACCGTCGTAGCCAAACTCTTTCACATCGTGCAGCCCGATCTGGCGTTTTTTGGACAGAAGGATGCGGCGCAATTGGCGATCATTCGTCGGATGGTCCGCGATCAGAATATGGACGTGCAGATCGTCCCTTGTCCGATCGTGCGTGAGCCGGATGGGTTAGCTATGAGCTCGCGCAACCAGTATCTCAGTGGGGACGAGCGGAAAAGAGCGACGGTGCTGTACCGGTCACTCTGTCAGGTACGCTCGCTGTTTGATCGCGGAGAGCAGCAGTCGGAACCGTTGATCGAATGTGGTAAGCGGACGATCGCGGAGGAACCTGCGGCACGCTTGGATTATTTCGCCATCGTTGATCCAGATACGCTGGATCCGGTAAACGAAGTTTCGCGTGGTGCGCTGGTCGCTGTGGCAGCATGGGTGGGGAGCACGAGGCTGATCGATAACATTTTTTTGCCCGGGTAG
- a CDS encoding DNA-3-methyladenine glycosylase, producing the protein MRPRVKPITKLASWKSAIVPYREPEPGSHATGDQILSADFYAREPRLVSRDLLGKVLIRREARRVLAGRIVEVEAYLGENDPAAHAAAGRTARNYVLFGPPGRAYVYFIYGNHYCLNVSCEPDGIAGGVLFRALEPIAGIEWMAKQRGISIDRGKPASLRLLTSGPGRLAEAFGVTRLRDNDKDLTSPTSDLQIVDDGYASPRVVVGPRIGITKAVAHPLRYIIAGNPFVSGKRAPADPRSQR; encoded by the coding sequence ATGCGCCCAAGAGTCAAGCCGATTACAAAACTGGCCTCATGGAAGTCTGCCATCGTACCGTACCGGGAGCCGGAGCCGGGTTCGCACGCCACAGGGGACCAAATTTTGTCAGCCGATTTTTACGCCCGTGAGCCACGCCTGGTTTCGCGTGACCTGCTGGGCAAGGTTCTCATCCGCCGCGAAGCCAGGCGAGTGTTGGCTGGGCGGATCGTGGAAGTCGAGGCCTATCTTGGGGAAAACGATCCGGCTGCTCATGCGGCCGCCGGGCGTACCGCGCGCAATTATGTCCTGTTCGGACCGCCCGGCCGAGCCTACGTATATTTCATCTATGGCAATCATTATTGCCTGAATGTCTCCTGCGAGCCCGATGGCATCGCGGGTGGGGTTTTGTTTCGCGCTCTGGAACCAATTGCTGGAATCGAGTGGATGGCCAAACAGCGTGGAATTTCAATCGACCGGGGAAAGCCGGCGAGTTTGCGTCTGTTGACCTCGGGGCCTGGCCGGCTGGCAGAAGCATTTGGGGTCACGCGGCTGCGCGACAACGACAAAGACCTGACCTCGCCGACATCCGATCTGCAGATCGTTGACGACGGCTATGCTTCGCCTCGCGTGGTGGTAGGCCCACGCATCGGAATCACCAAGGCCGTTGCGCATCCACTGCGCTACATCATCGCCGGAAACCCATTCGTCTCGGGAAAGAGAGCGCCTGCAGATCCGAGGAGTCAGCGGTGA
- the panB gene encoding 3-methyl-2-oxobutanoate hydroxymethyltransferase has translation MSITSIGESRLKVTPLTLREKKQHREPITCLTAYDYATARLVDEAGIDIVLVGDSLAQVVLGYDSTLPVTMDEMVHHTRAARRAVKRALLVADMPYGAYHASIEEAVRNATRFIKEGGAEAVKLEGGEKRSELVRRMLDAEIPVMGHIGLTPQSVNVMGGYRVQGKTLSAVEQLMRDAVALDRAGVFSIVLEGMPREVAAMITAEVSAPTIGIGAGRDCDGQVLVIHDLLGLTFTPPAKFVRRYADVRGVISEALQAYKADVVSGQYPGEHESYHLPKETQAVLETINERKRAMR, from the coding sequence GTGAGCATCACATCCATCGGCGAAAGCCGTCTGAAAGTCACCCCTCTTACCCTTCGCGAAAAGAAACAGCACCGTGAACCCATCACCTGTCTGACGGCCTATGACTACGCCACCGCCCGCCTGGTAGATGAGGCCGGCATCGATATCGTGCTGGTCGGAGACTCGTTGGCGCAGGTCGTGCTGGGCTATGACAGCACCCTGCCCGTCACCATGGACGAAATGGTCCACCACACGCGCGCCGCTCGCCGGGCGGTAAAGCGCGCGTTGCTGGTGGCCGACATGCCTTATGGCGCCTACCATGCCAGCATCGAAGAAGCTGTCCGCAATGCCACGCGCTTCATCAAGGAGGGCGGGGCCGAGGCGGTGAAGCTGGAGGGCGGCGAGAAGCGCTCGGAGTTGGTTCGGCGCATGCTCGATGCCGAGATCCCAGTAATGGGCCACATCGGCCTGACCCCGCAATCGGTGAACGTGATGGGCGGGTACAGGGTGCAGGGCAAGACGCTGAGCGCCGTTGAGCAACTCATGCGCGATGCCGTGGCGCTCGACCGGGCCGGCGTTTTCAGCATTGTCCTGGAAGGCATGCCGCGAGAGGTGGCCGCCATGATCACTGCCGAGGTCTCCGCTCCAACCATCGGGATAGGAGCTGGTCGGGACTGCGATGGGCAGGTGCTCGTGATCCATGACCTGCTTGGCCTGACCTTCACGCCGCCCGCCAAGTTTGTGCGGCGCTATGCTGATGTGCGCGGAGTGATCAGCGAGGCGCTTCAGGCTTACAAGGCGGATGTCGTCTCCGGGCAGTATCCTGGGGAGCACGAGTCCTATCACCTGCCCAAGGAAACGCAGGCGGTGCTGGAAACGATCAACGAGCGCAAGCGGGCGATGCGGTGA
- a CDS encoding STAS domain-containing protein: MGLTVETRVLGEIAVVHLAGKLVFRDEARALSEHVVELLDRRLSVVLNLEEVTTIDGGGLGVLVASSKRAETRGLALKICNLDARLREVFAITNLYQVLDVHEHEEAALESFGARAA, from the coding sequence GTGGGTCTCACGGTCGAGACGCGAGTTCTCGGAGAGATTGCAGTGGTGCACCTGGCGGGGAAGTTGGTCTTCCGCGATGAAGCGCGAGCACTCTCTGAGCACGTAGTGGAACTGCTGGATCGGAGGTTGTCGGTGGTTCTGAACCTGGAAGAGGTCACGACGATTGACGGCGGAGGTCTTGGAGTACTGGTGGCCTCCAGCAAGCGGGCCGAGACCCGCGGGCTGGCGTTGAAAATCTGCAACCTGGACGCGCGGCTGCGGGAGGTGTTTGCGATCACCAATCTGTACCAAGTGTTGGATGTGCACGAGCACGAAGAAGCCGCCCTCGAGTCTTTCGGTGCGCGCGCGGCCTGA
- a CDS encoding DUF2207 domain-containing protein, with protein MKRVLQFCFLVFLLAPVLASAQMVPGGERILSYDSEITLMEDGSIHVTENIRVRALGVQIRHGIYRDFPTRYTDKLGNRYTVPFDIVEVRRDNQPEDYHTERLLNGTRVYMGSRWATLIPSEYTYSLSYVTSRQMGFYSDREELYWNVTGNGWAFPIDHATATVVLPLQIPRNFVETYGYTGPKGYTGRDFYAIKDGLGRLHYETRAPLGVHEGFTVVAWWPRGYIQPPTDKLEYFFADNAPAVAAVIGLVLVLLYQVITWIMVGRDPAAGTIVPQYIPPDGFSAAAVREMVKMGFDNRAFAAEILGLAAKKYLSIEQDETGQYTLVKSSNPAAESALTAEERLVARRLFTTNDRLLLTPLNRESLSEAMKALKTSLSTRMERIYFVRNAGYMAPSVVLTILSFLAIAYYADSQLKPVALFMMFWLGFWTLGVAALSMRVVSVWRSALHGGGQQALKFGGAIFITLFALPFLAGELFGIGMLVHATSVLCVSVFALLIACNFIYHELLKAPTHMGRELLDKIQGFKMFLAATEEDQLKRLGPVNWNLDTFNRLLPYAVALDVEQQWSAKFAHVLASTLVPVGAGASSDATTRLLAAEVAGGSAAGFASGIGDALTSAISSAATPPGSSSGSSGGGSSGGGGGGGGGGGW; from the coding sequence ATGAAACGTGTTCTGCAATTTTGTTTTTTGGTCTTTCTTCTCGCGCCTGTGCTGGCGTCGGCGCAGATGGTGCCGGGCGGAGAGCGCATCCTTTCCTATGACAGCGAAATCACGCTGATGGAAGATGGCTCGATTCACGTCACCGAAAATATCCGCGTGCGTGCGTTGGGTGTTCAGATCCGGCACGGAATTTATCGCGACTTCCCCACCCGCTACACCGACAAGCTGGGCAACCGCTATACCGTTCCCTTCGATATCGTCGAGGTGCGCCGGGACAACCAGCCCGAGGACTATCACACCGAGCGTCTGCTGAACGGCACCCGCGTGTACATGGGCAGCCGCTGGGCGACCCTCATCCCCAGCGAATACACCTACAGTCTTTCTTACGTGACATCGCGGCAGATGGGGTTTTATAGCGATCGCGAGGAGCTCTACTGGAATGTCACCGGGAACGGCTGGGCCTTTCCCATCGATCACGCCACCGCGACGGTGGTTTTGCCGTTACAGATTCCGCGCAACTTTGTTGAGACCTACGGCTACACCGGTCCTAAAGGCTACACCGGGCGCGACTTTTACGCCATTAAAGACGGCCTGGGGCGCCTGCACTATGAGACCAGGGCGCCGCTAGGCGTGCACGAGGGCTTCACAGTAGTCGCATGGTGGCCGCGCGGCTATATCCAGCCGCCAACCGACAAGCTGGAATACTTTTTCGCCGATAATGCTCCCGCTGTTGCTGCCGTGATCGGACTGGTGCTGGTGCTTCTGTATCAAGTGATCACCTGGATCATGGTGGGGCGCGATCCGGCGGCCGGAACCATCGTGCCGCAATACATTCCCCCTGACGGTTTTTCTGCCGCTGCGGTGCGCGAGATGGTGAAGATGGGCTTCGACAATCGCGCCTTTGCGGCAGAGATCCTGGGCTTGGCGGCGAAGAAATACTTGTCTATCGAGCAGGACGAAACGGGACAGTACACCCTGGTGAAGAGCAGTAATCCCGCGGCGGAGAGCGCCCTTACCGCGGAAGAAAGACTGGTGGCGCGACGTCTTTTCACAACCAATGACCGGCTCCTGCTGACGCCACTGAACCGTGAAAGTCTCTCGGAGGCGATGAAGGCGCTGAAGACGTCACTGTCGACGCGCATGGAGAGAATCTATTTCGTGCGCAATGCCGGATACATGGCACCCAGTGTCGTGCTGACCATCCTGAGCTTTCTCGCCATCGCCTACTATGCGGACTCTCAGCTCAAACCGGTGGCTCTATTCATGATGTTCTGGCTCGGCTTCTGGACCCTGGGTGTGGCCGCCCTCTCCATGCGGGTTGTGAGCGTGTGGCGCTCGGCGCTTCATGGCGGAGGCCAGCAAGCGTTGAAGTTCGGCGGCGCCATTTTCATTACATTGTTTGCGCTTCCCTTCCTGGCAGGAGAGTTGTTCGGAATCGGCATGCTCGTGCATGCCACTTCCGTTTTGTGCGTGAGCGTGTTTGCTTTGCTCATTGCCTGCAACTTCATTTATCACGAGCTGCTCAAGGCGCCGACGCATATGGGGCGCGAATTATTGGACAAGATTCAGGGCTTCAAGATGTTCCTCGCTGCCACCGAAGAAGATCAGCTGAAGCGCCTGGGGCCGGTGAACTGGAACCTCGATACCTTCAACCGCCTTTTGCCGTACGCCGTGGCTTTGGACGTGGAACAACAATGGTCGGCGAAATTCGCGCATGTGCTGGCATCGACCCTGGTTCCCGTCGGGGCAGGAGCGTCTTCTGATGCCACCACCAGACTTCTGGCCGCTGAGGTCGCTGGCGGCTCGGCCGCCGGTTTTGCTTCCGGCATCGGTGATGCACTCACCTCCGCGATATCCAGTGCGGCTACTCCTCCCGGATCGAGTTCGGGCTCGAGCGGTGGAGGATCCTCCGGAGGCGGAGGGGGAGGCGGAGGAGGCGGCGGTTGGTAA
- a CDS encoding ComEC/Rec2 family competence protein, which translates to MPDDSSRPNIQTAPQLLKPELLKRPRSPMLPAAVAFASGIVFACYCWRPILWLIAGAVLLCVFGFYFLARRPWASLSLALVVLSLLGALALQGAHLAQAARGRQNGVAPFATGEEVLIRAHVLRDATLRVAAANGVPRRLNEDRQMVDVESETIGLAGAEHPAAGGIRMSVYRPRKAASPHSPHGEQVTLVKPLNYGERIRFPVKLREPRNFRNTGAFDYQAYLARENIFALGSVSADKIEPLPGFSGTLPGQWQNRTRRSVLHMVHTIWPPEQASLMDAMLIGERVYIERELNTDFQRSGTYHLLVVSGMNVAILAFVVFWLLRRLRLGEWSASLLTVILSAFYAFVCDGGAPILRATLMLCIYLGARLLYRNRSPLNAVGAAALFVLVADPPALFDASFQMTFLSVLVIGGLGIPLLERTSQPWKSALRLLESTSYDLTLAPRLAEFRVGLRTLGERLSSGFGRPISKFAVVKSVSAALSIYEVLLISALMQVTMALPMAAYFHRATLLALPANAAALPLAEVLMPASVAALGLGYVSRFLAIVPAWVAGWSLEGITSTVRWLGGPHASDVRVADPTLATSLLAASAFLFAMATVWRRRRWVVAGLGTLAASAVWIVAFPAPPQIRAHVLEFTAIDVGQADSTLLVSPEGKSLLIDAAGPLGNSSSEFDFGENVVSPYLWSRSFSRLDAVMVTHAHSDHIGGMRSVIQNFRPRELWIGPNADIEPVRALYNQAEKLHMKVRYLLAGDEFTWGGAEIRVLSPPRDWRPSAQVRNSDSLALEITYGKTALMLEGDADRKMELLMLAFRPRADLLKLAHNGSLTSTSSELLAAAQPRYAAISVGYRNQFHHPRPEVLARLQAAGIATYRTDLSGSLTFYLDGNVVIPPKKARIPPN; encoded by the coding sequence GTGCCTGACGATTCATCTCGTCCGAACATTCAGACCGCGCCCCAGCTTCTGAAACCCGAGCTTCTGAAGCGGCCGCGGTCTCCCATGCTGCCGGCCGCGGTGGCGTTCGCTTCCGGCATTGTGTTCGCCTGCTACTGTTGGCGCCCAATTCTCTGGCTCATAGCCGGCGCGGTTCTGCTCTGTGTTTTCGGGTTTTACTTCCTGGCGCGACGACCGTGGGCGAGTCTTTCGCTCGCGCTCGTGGTGCTGTCGTTACTTGGCGCGCTTGCATTGCAAGGAGCGCATCTGGCGCAGGCAGCCAGAGGCCGGCAGAACGGAGTTGCCCCGTTCGCGACTGGCGAAGAAGTGCTGATCAGAGCTCACGTGCTGCGTGACGCAACTCTGAGAGTCGCAGCCGCGAACGGAGTTCCGCGACGCCTTAATGAAGATCGCCAGATGGTGGATGTGGAGAGCGAGACCATCGGACTTGCAGGAGCCGAACATCCTGCCGCAGGAGGAATCCGGATGTCCGTTTACCGGCCCCGGAAAGCCGCGTCGCCACACTCGCCGCATGGGGAGCAGGTTACTCTGGTCAAGCCACTGAATTATGGTGAGCGCATTCGTTTTCCGGTCAAACTGCGCGAGCCGCGAAATTTTCGCAATACCGGCGCCTTCGATTATCAGGCATATCTTGCGCGCGAGAATATCTTCGCGCTTGGCTCTGTAAGTGCCGACAAAATCGAACCGCTTCCCGGCTTCTCTGGCACGCTCCCGGGGCAATGGCAGAATCGCACGCGCCGCAGCGTGCTGCACATGGTGCACACCATCTGGCCACCCGAGCAAGCTTCACTGATGGATGCCATGCTCATCGGGGAACGGGTTTACATCGAACGCGAATTGAACACCGACTTTCAGCGTTCGGGGACCTACCACCTGCTGGTGGTCTCGGGAATGAACGTGGCGATCCTCGCGTTTGTAGTGTTCTGGCTGCTGCGCCGGCTGCGCCTGGGCGAATGGAGCGCATCGCTGCTTACTGTAATTCTGTCTGCGTTCTATGCGTTCGTCTGCGACGGTGGTGCGCCCATTTTACGGGCCACGCTGATGCTCTGCATATATCTAGGAGCGCGATTGCTGTACCGAAATCGCTCACCTCTGAATGCGGTGGGAGCGGCCGCCCTGTTCGTGTTGGTGGCAGATCCGCCGGCGCTTTTTGACGCCAGTTTCCAGATGACGTTTCTTTCTGTCCTGGTGATCGGGGGACTTGGAATACCGCTGCTGGAGCGGACCTCGCAGCCATGGAAAAGCGCGCTGCGGCTGCTGGAGTCCACGAGCTACGATCTCACGCTGGCGCCTCGCCTGGCGGAATTCCGTGTAGGGCTGCGAACCCTCGGGGAGCGCCTGAGCAGCGGCTTCGGTCGGCCAATCTCGAAATTCGCCGTCGTGAAATCGGTCTCGGCGGCTTTGTCCATCTATGAAGTCCTGCTGATTTCCGCGCTCATGCAAGTCACGATGGCGCTGCCGATGGCAGCGTATTTTCATCGCGCAACGTTGCTGGCGCTGCCGGCGAATGCAGCCGCGCTTCCTTTAGCGGAAGTGTTGATGCCAGCATCAGTCGCGGCATTAGGACTGGGCTATGTTTCTCGCTTTCTCGCGATCGTCCCGGCGTGGGTTGCCGGATGGTCGCTGGAGGGAATCACCAGCACAGTACGCTGGCTGGGAGGTCCGCATGCTTCCGACGTGCGCGTTGCCGACCCCACACTGGCAACTTCTCTGTTGGCTGCTTCCGCGTTTTTGTTCGCAATGGCCACGGTGTGGAGACGGCGGAGGTGGGTAGTTGCCGGGTTGGGAACGCTTGCTGCCAGCGCCGTGTGGATCGTGGCCTTCCCCGCACCTCCACAGATTCGCGCCCACGTGCTGGAGTTCACAGCCATCGATGTCGGCCAGGCAGATTCGACTCTGCTAGTGTCGCCTGAAGGGAAGTCGCTGCTGATCGATGCGGCGGGTCCGTTGGGCAACAGCAGTTCGGAATTTGATTTCGGAGAGAATGTGGTTTCGCCGTACTTGTGGTCCCGGAGTTTTTCGCGGCTCGACGCGGTGATGGTCACGCACGCCCATTCCGACCACATTGGAGGCATGCGGTCGGTGATCCAGAATTTTCGTCCGCGCGAACTGTGGATCGGACCCAATGCTGACATAGAGCCGGTGCGAGCTCTGTATAACCAGGCGGAAAAGTTGCACATGAAGGTCCGCTATCTGCTTGCCGGCGACGAATTTACCTGGGGTGGTGCCGAGATTCGGGTGCTCTCTCCTCCGCGCGACTGGAGACCCTCGGCCCAGGTGCGCAACAGCGACTCCCTGGCACTCGAAATCACTTACGGCAAGACTGCTCTGATGCTGGAGGGCGATGCCGATAGGAAGATGGAGTTGCTGATGCTGGCATTCAGGCCGCGCGCCGATCTGCTGAAGCTGGCCCATAATGGCAGCCTGACCTCAACTTCCAGCGAGCTCCTGGCAGCAGCCCAGCCGCGGTATGCGGCTATCTCAGTGGGATATCGCAACCAGTTCCATCATCCCCGCCCTGAGGTTCTGGCGCGGCTGCAAGCTGCAGGCATTGCCACTTACCGCACCGACCTGAGCGGCAGTCTCACATTCTACCTGGACGGGAATGTCGTTATTCCTCCGAAGAAGGCCCGGATTCCTCCGAACTGA
- a CDS encoding isoprenylcysteine carboxylmethyltransferase family protein: protein MSFQTGWGHIARRARVPLGFLFAIVYLCLARPSGGSILVGGAVAVCGVLLRAAASGHVQKNEALTTTGPYAYTRNPLYLGSVIIAAGFAIAARSWWIVVALLLLFVTVYLPVIHSEEAFLRQRFPEFADYARRVPRLIPRFANVTKGAGTFSSQLYLQHREYNAAMGTAAMLAALVAKLLWFQH from the coding sequence GTGAGTTTCCAAACCGGATGGGGCCACATTGCACGCCGCGCCCGCGTACCTCTTGGCTTCCTGTTTGCCATTGTGTATTTGTGCCTGGCTCGTCCGAGCGGGGGATCGATCCTCGTCGGCGGCGCCGTTGCAGTCTGCGGGGTACTGCTGCGGGCTGCCGCTTCCGGTCATGTACAAAAAAACGAGGCGCTTACCACCACCGGTCCCTATGCCTACACGCGCAACCCGCTGTATCTTGGCTCGGTGATCATCGCCGCCGGATTCGCCATCGCCGCGCGCAGCTGGTGGATAGTCGTCGCGCTTCTGCTGCTGTTCGTCACCGTCTACCTGCCAGTCATCCACTCTGAAGAAGCTTTTCTGCGGCAGCGCTTCCCTGAATTTGCCGACTATGCACGCCGTGTTCCGCGCCTCATCCCTCGTTTCGCGAACGTGACCAAAGGCGCTGGCACTTTTTCCTCACAACTCTACCTGCAACATCGCGAGTACAATGCTGCCATGGGCACCGCGGCGATGCTGGCAGCGCTGGTGGCCAAGCTCTTGTGGTTTCAACACTGA
- a CDS encoding DUF2007 domain-containing protein produces the protein MATQPKSNQEAKELVPVFDTQEESEAMIVRGLLESAGIESIITGLDAPQDILPGVGGVLVQVPSEKADDARQIIEDYRTAGDAEAGELSSEESGPSSEE, from the coding sequence ATGGCGACACAACCCAAGTCCAACCAGGAAGCAAAGGAACTCGTTCCCGTGTTCGACACGCAGGAGGAATCGGAGGCGATGATCGTGCGTGGCTTGCTGGAAAGCGCCGGCATCGAATCGATTATCACCGGGCTGGACGCTCCCCAGGACATCCTTCCGGGGGTGGGCGGCGTTCTGGTGCAGGTACCGTCCGAGAAAGCGGATGACGCCCGGCAGATCATCGAGGACTACCGCACCGCGGGCGACGCCGAGGCCGGCGAACTCAGTTCGGAGGAATCCGGGCCTTCTTCGGAGGAATAA
- a CDS encoding DUF3108 domain-containing protein: MIHPPAPDHAFPNGETYSYFAEWRIWTAGTVKLGISNDSSGQKVHGSADSLGVVSALYPVHDRFDSIFDKASFCSQNLKKHIEEGFRAHDSLITYNYQRRKSILDETNLKTKERKRVENDIPGCVTDVVSGLYYLGAQPLIPGASYRFPINDGGQTVEVQAKVEAKEILKLPAGTFNSIRVSSEVVSGPLSKRGKVWIWYSDDSRRIPVQMRGRMFWGTLTFKLQQIENK; this comes from the coding sequence ATGATTCATCCTCCAGCGCCTGACCACGCCTTCCCCAACGGCGAGACCTACAGTTACTTCGCGGAGTGGCGGATCTGGACCGCGGGAACGGTGAAACTTGGAATCAGCAACGACAGCAGTGGACAAAAAGTTCACGGCAGTGCTGACTCACTTGGGGTGGTGTCTGCCCTTTACCCGGTACACGACCGTTTTGATTCCATATTCGACAAGGCATCTTTCTGCTCCCAGAACCTGAAGAAGCACATCGAAGAAGGCTTTCGCGCCCACGACAGCCTCATCACCTATAACTATCAGCGGCGCAAAAGCATACTCGACGAAACTAACTTGAAGACTAAGGAGCGCAAACGCGTGGAAAACGACATTCCCGGCTGCGTGACCGACGTCGTCTCAGGACTCTACTACCTTGGCGCGCAACCGCTGATTCCCGGCGCGAGCTACCGGTTTCCTATCAATGACGGAGGTCAAACCGTGGAAGTGCAGGCCAAAGTGGAGGCCAAGGAGATCCTGAAGCTTCCTGCTGGGACCTTCAACAGCATTCGTGTTTCCTCGGAAGTAGTGAGCGGCCCACTCAGCAAGCGCGGGAAAGTCTGGATCTGGTATAGCGACGATTCCCGCCGGATTCCGGTGCAGATGCGCGGGCGGATGTTCTGGGGCACACTTACCTTTAAGCTGCAACAGATCGAGAACAAATAG